From Armatimonadota bacterium, a single genomic window includes:
- the cimA gene encoding citramalate synthase, with the protein MPKIAIYDTTLRDGMQGEGINFSAEEKLKVAKRLDDFGVAYIEGGWPGSNPKDIEFFEIAKGVEFKNAKLAAFGRTRHPKSAAENDPLLLDLLKAETPVVTIFGKSWDLHVTDVFRVTLDKNLAMIYDTVKFLVDNGREVIFDAEHFFDGYKNDSGYALQTLETAESAGASCLVLCETNGGALPSEVADVMDVVKARLTTPIGIHSHNDCDLAVANSIAAVQHGAVHVQGTINGMGERCGNANLVTIMPIIELKLGMKCVPDGMIRKLTELSRSIDEIANRVPEDCQPFVGASAFAHKAGVHVDAMMKNPLTYEHIQPESVGNRRRLLVSEYAGKSTIVEKAQQYDVDLTRQSPEVKSILNKVMKLEHEGYSFEEAEGSFELLLKKSLGMYRKLFDLKGFRVIIEKHGPNDEVITEATLKVAVDGEEAFTVAEGDGPVHALDNALRQALSQFYGEELAKIKLTDFKVRVINTKAATAAKVRTIIETRDSNEVWNTAGVSENIIEASWQALADGVEYGLLKHVQDK; encoded by the coding sequence TTGCCCAAAATTGCAATATATGACACAACGCTAAGGGACGGCATGCAGGGCGAGGGTATCAATTTCTCTGCAGAGGAGAAGTTGAAGGTAGCCAAACGCCTTGACGACTTCGGCGTGGCCTATATCGAGGGCGGCTGGCCTGGCTCAAATCCCAAGGATATCGAGTTTTTTGAGATCGCTAAGGGTGTTGAGTTCAAAAACGCCAAGCTCGCCGCATTCGGCCGCACCAGGCATCCTAAGTCTGCTGCTGAGAATGATCCGCTACTGCTGGATCTGCTCAAAGCAGAGACCCCGGTCGTCACGATATTCGGCAAGTCATGGGACCTGCATGTTACCGATGTCTTCCGCGTGACTCTCGATAAGAACCTTGCGATGATTTACGACACTGTCAAGTTTCTCGTCGATAACGGCCGTGAAGTCATCTTTGACGCTGAGCATTTCTTCGACGGCTATAAGAACGATAGTGGATATGCCCTGCAAACGCTTGAAACGGCTGAAAGTGCGGGTGCATCGTGTCTGGTCCTCTGCGAGACAAACGGCGGCGCTCTGCCGTCAGAAGTAGCCGATGTAATGGACGTTGTAAAGGCTCGGCTTACAACCCCCATCGGGATCCATTCGCATAACGATTGTGATCTTGCGGTCGCGAACTCTATAGCGGCAGTCCAGCATGGCGCAGTGCATGTCCAGGGCACGATTAACGGCATGGGCGAGCGCTGCGGAAACGCCAATCTTGTTACGATCATGCCCATAATCGAGCTCAAGCTGGGAATGAAGTGTGTGCCTGACGGTATGATCCGCAAACTGACGGAACTCTCGCGCTCTATCGATGAAATAGCCAACCGTGTGCCGGAGGACTGCCAGCCGTTTGTTGGGGCCAGCGCGTTTGCCCACAAAGCAGGTGTCCATGTCGATGCAATGATGAAAAATCCTCTGACTTACGAGCATATCCAGCCGGAGAGCGTAGGTAACCGACGCAGATTGCTTGTATCCGAGTATGCCGGCAAGAGCACAATAGTCGAGAAAGCGCAGCAATATGATGTCGACCTCACCCGGCAGTCTCCCGAGGTCAAGAGCATCTTGAACAAAGTAATGAAGCTCGAGCATGAGGGCTATTCGTTTGAGGAAGCCGAAGGCAGCTTTGAGCTTTTGCTGAAGAAATCTCTTGGAATGTACCGCAAGCTCTTTGATCTCAAGGGTTTCAGAGTCATTATAGAGAAACACGGCCCGAATGATGAGGTTATAACAGAAGCGACCCTTAAAGTAGCTGTTGACGGCGAGGAAGCATTTACAGTCGCCGAGGGTGACGGCCCGGTTCACGCTCTGGACAATGCGCTGCGTCAGGCGCTGAGCCAGTTCTACGGCGAGGAACTTGCCAAGATCAAGCTCACAGACTTCAAAGTCCGCGTCATCAACACCAAAGCAGCCACTGCTGCAAAGGTCCGCACCATTATCGAGACCAGGGACAGTAACGAGGTCTGGAATACGGCAGGCGTCTCTGAGAACATAATAGAGGCGAGCTGGCAGGCCTTGGCTGACGGCGTGGAGTACGGGCTGCTCAAGCACGTTCAGGATAAGTGA
- the ispH gene encoding 4-hydroxy-3-methylbut-2-enyl diphosphate reductase translates to MKVIIADQAGVCFGVKRALDLVNQEAGKGGQIATLGPLIHNPQVVRDLEAKGVRVVKDVSEVEQGTIVMPSHGVPKDVLRNAEDAGLNVVDAACPFVEKVHKRVERLAKDGYVVVVVGDAGHSEVKAIRSAAGEDAIVVSAPEDVESVDWSGKKVGIVSQTTQTPERFGEIVGMIAARATEVVAYNTICYATHDRQSAARELAPQVEAMFVVGGRNSANTNRLAEICREEGVPTYHIETAAEIQPELARGMQVVGLTAGASTPEWIIEEVKSRLEQL, encoded by the coding sequence ATGAAAGTAATAATAGCCGACCAGGCCGGAGTCTGCTTCGGCGTAAAAAGAGCATTGGATTTAGTGAACCAGGAGGCCGGCAAGGGTGGTCAGATAGCCACACTTGGCCCTCTTATTCACAATCCTCAGGTAGTGCGCGACCTCGAGGCCAAGGGCGTTCGCGTAGTCAAGGACGTCTCTGAGGTCGAGCAAGGCACAATCGTGATGCCCTCTCACGGCGTGCCCAAGGATGTTTTGCGTAATGCAGAAGATGCCGGTCTCAACGTCGTGGACGCTGCGTGCCCGTTCGTCGAAAAGGTGCATAAGCGTGTCGAGAGGCTTGCCAAAGACGGCTATGTGGTCGTAGTTGTCGGTGATGCGGGTCACAGCGAGGTCAAAGCGATCAGGAGCGCCGCTGGTGAGGATGCGATTGTAGTGAGCGCTCCCGAGGATGTCGAGAGCGTGGACTGGTCGGGCAAGAAAGTTGGGATAGTCAGCCAGACCACACAGACCCCAGAGCGCTTCGGCGAGATCGTCGGCATGATAGCCGCCAGAGCGACTGAAGTTGTGGCTTATAACACTATCTGCTATGCCACTCACGACCGCCAGAGCGCAGCGCGCGAGCTTGCTCCGCAGGTAGAGGCGATGTTTGTAGTGGGTGGTCGAAACAGCGCCAATACCAATCGCCTTGCAGAGATTTGCCGTGAGGAAGGTGTGCCTACATATCATATTGAGACCGCTGCTGAAATCCAGCCCGAGTTGGCCAGAGGGATGCAGGTTGTAGGGCTCACTGCAGGCGCATCTACACCAGAGTGGATTATAGAAGAAGTCAAATCGCGATTGGAGCAGTTGTAG
- a CDS encoding DUF512 domain-containing protein, protein MGGIISYIEPGSIAEDLGWRPGDEIISINDHIVSDVIDFRFYCADEFLSIVIKRKGRHIRFDIEKDEDLPLGVEFKNILFDGVRTCGAHCIFCFVEQLPKGLRKPLYLKDDDYRLSFLDGNFVTLANVTETDLDRIITQRLTPLYVSVHATDPDLRSMMLGRDIPDILHQIDRLSEGHISINTQIVLCRGINDAVYLDRTIEDLSSRYPTVSSIAIVPVGISAHRRHPMPIPPIDAQYSADILHKVKQWQHKFMQEKGTKLVWASDEFYLSAGKPIPSARAYEGFPQIENGVGLVRKFKDSAARAKRILPESLPRPLRVSIVTGRSAAPIVSKWANSLKCSNLSVQVFPIANHLFGEMVTVTGLIAGKDIIAQLKGRDLGDVLFVPSVSLRDGAFLDDITLTDLQNELSVSVEQIEPRPYQLVRRIIELTSDFRGTN, encoded by the coding sequence TTGGGTGGCATTATTTCTTATATCGAGCCTGGCAGTATAGCCGAAGACCTGGGTTGGCGTCCGGGCGATGAGATAATAAGTATCAACGATCACATCGTAAGTGATGTCATAGACTTCAGGTTCTATTGCGCCGATGAGTTTCTTTCTATAGTCATAAAGCGCAAAGGCCGACATATTCGCTTTGATATAGAAAAAGACGAGGACCTGCCGCTTGGAGTCGAGTTTAAGAATATACTCTTCGACGGCGTCCGAACCTGCGGAGCGCACTGCATATTCTGCTTTGTCGAGCAGCTTCCCAAGGGTCTGCGTAAGCCGCTCTATCTCAAGGACGATGACTATCGCCTGTCATTCCTAGACGGCAACTTCGTAACACTCGCCAATGTGACTGAAACTGACCTGGACAGGATAATTACCCAGCGCCTGACGCCTTTATATGTCTCAGTGCATGCGACCGATCCCGACCTACGCAGTATGATGCTTGGCCGGGATATACCCGATATCCTTCATCAGATAGACAGGCTCTCAGAGGGTCATATTTCGATTAACACCCAAATCGTGCTCTGCCGTGGAATAAACGACGCAGTCTACCTCGACCGCACAATTGAGGACCTTTCCAGCCGCTACCCGACCGTCAGTTCTATTGCGATTGTCCCGGTAGGAATCAGCGCGCATCGCAGGCACCCTATGCCGATACCTCCAATTGATGCACAATATTCTGCCGATATTTTGCACAAAGTCAAGCAATGGCAGCACAAGTTTATGCAAGAAAAAGGCACAAAATTGGTCTGGGCGTCGGATGAGTTCTATTTGAGCGCAGGCAAGCCCATTCCAAGCGCACGAGCTTATGAAGGCTTTCCGCAGATTGAAAACGGTGTCGGACTGGTGCGCAAATTCAAAGACAGCGCAGCGCGCGCAAAACGTATTTTGCCCGAGAGTCTGCCCCGGCCTCTGCGTGTCTCAATCGTGACGGGCAGATCTGCGGCGCCGATAGTGAGCAAGTGGGCAAACTCACTCAAATGCTCAAATTTAAGTGTCCAGGTCTTCCCAATAGCGAACCATCTCTTCGGCGAGATGGTGACTGTCACCGGCCTCATCGCAGGCAAAGACATTATAGCTCAGCTAAAGGGCAGGGATCTTGGCGATGTGCTGTTTGTGCCTTCAGTCTCTCTTCGCGACGGCGCGTTCCTCGATGATATAACTCTCACAGACCTGCAAAATGAACTCAGTGTGTCTGTAGAGCAAATTGAACCTAGACCTTACCAGCTTGTACGTCGTATAATAGAACTCACATCAGACTTTCGGGGGACGAATTGA
- a CDS encoding phosphodiester glycosidase family protein produces MSRNRANSGRAVLLLLVMLCGGFFLMHTLGIFAKPARLVDKLSADYVICDLSRGKFRVSPEVAASADRTESFESMVKRLKPYAAICGTYYDENNRPLGDVVAKGRVVSRGCQRQGIGFTSSGKIKFLERKGRSRIDWRGCASGIACGPRLVRSGKKDINVIRDGFSSAAATNKAWRCAVGASKDGKLILCAVSQSITLSTLADVMIELGAQDAINLDGGSMCALYVNGKYCVQPAKSMSNILAVYKR; encoded by the coding sequence TTGAGCAGGAATCGGGCTAACAGCGGTCGAGCCGTACTTCTCTTGTTGGTAATGCTGTGCGGCGGATTTTTCCTTATGCACACTCTGGGAATATTCGCAAAGCCTGCGCGCCTGGTGGACAAGCTGAGCGCCGATTATGTAATCTGCGATCTTTCACGCGGCAAGTTCAGAGTTTCACCCGAGGTTGCAGCCAGCGCTGACCGCACCGAATCGTTTGAGTCTATGGTAAAGCGCCTGAAGCCTTACGCCGCCATCTGCGGCACCTATTATGATGAAAACAATCGCCCTCTCGGTGATGTTGTCGCTAAAGGCAGAGTGGTATCGAGGGGCTGCCAGAGACAGGGGATAGGTTTCACATCCTCAGGAAAGATCAAGTTTCTAGAGAGAAAGGGCAGATCCCGTATTGACTGGCGCGGATGCGCATCAGGCATTGCCTGCGGCCCCAGGCTTGTTCGATCAGGCAAGAAAGATATCAATGTTATACGCGACGGTTTCAGTTCCGCAGCCGCTACCAACAAGGCCTGGCGCTGCGCAGTGGGCGCTTCGAAAGACGGCAAGCTGATACTGTGCGCCGTATCGCAGAGCATTACTCTTTCGACTCTTGCTGATGTTATGATTGAGCTGGGCGCGCAGGATGCGATCAATCTGGACGGTGGGAGCATGTGTGCGTTGTATGTAAACGGCAAATACTGCGTGCAGCCTGCAAAGTCTATGAGCAATATCCTGGCCGTATACAAACGTTGA
- a CDS encoding tetratricopeptide repeat protein: protein MRATGTSQYFRDAMTEHITNVEQGIVLFKEGNFEQAVGILEDASRKYPGSYEAFVYLGAAYAQQGRHNAAIGALKRAAEIKPDSPRVHYNLGQAYEAAGVPREAWFEYKKALELDPKYGLARGALISLSQRLPRLLGSGIEVAA, encoded by the coding sequence ATGAGGGCAACCGGCACGTCTCAGTATTTCAGGGACGCAATGACTGAGCACATCACAAATGTTGAACAGGGGATCGTACTCTTCAAAGAAGGCAACTTTGAGCAGGCGGTCGGCATTCTGGAGGACGCCTCTCGGAAATATCCGGGAAGCTATGAGGCCTTCGTGTACCTGGGCGCGGCCTATGCTCAGCAGGGGCGGCACAATGCGGCGATAGGCGCATTGAAGCGTGCCGCCGAGATCAAGCCCGATTCCCCGCGCGTTCACTACAATCTCGGCCAGGCATATGAGGCGGCGGGAGTGCCGCGTGAAGCCTGGTTTGAATACAAAAAGGCTCTGGAACTGGACCCCAAATACGGCCTCGCGCGCGGCGCGCTGATCAGCTTATCACAGCGCCTTCCCAGACTGCTCGGCTCCGGCATTGAAGTGGCGGCATAA
- a CDS encoding flavodoxin family protein produces the protein MKAIAICGSPRKDGNTQILLAHCLARLEKDGIDVELITLRDKTIKPCIACGMCGQRKDGTCSIKDDNFQEVFDAMKEADIIVVGSPVYFGSATPQTMALLDRAGYVSRSSGNLLSRKIGGPVTVARRAGQNFTYAQLMYWFMINDMIVPGSSYWNIAFGRAAGEVENDEEALSTIDRFAENLSWLARKLFD, from the coding sequence ATGAAAGCAATCGCAATATGCGGCAGTCCTCGAAAGGACGGCAACACCCAGATACTATTGGCACACTGCCTCGCTCGGCTCGAGAAGGACGGCATAGACGTTGAGCTGATAACACTCCGAGACAAGACAATCAAACCCTGCATAGCGTGCGGTATGTGCGGCCAGCGCAAAGACGGCACCTGTTCGATCAAGGATGACAATTTCCAGGAAGTCTTTGACGCGATGAAGGAGGCTGATATCATCGTAGTCGGTTCGCCTGTCTATTTCGGTTCGGCCACACCGCAGACAATGGCTCTGCTTGATCGTGCCGGTTATGTGTCCAGATCGAGCGGCAATCTCCTTTCGCGAAAGATAGGAGGACCGGTCACAGTCGCGCGCCGCGCGGGTCAAAATTTCACATACGCTCAGCTTATGTACTGGTTTATGATAAACGACATGATCGTGCCGGGCTCTTCCTATTGGAACATCGCATTTGGCCGTGCCGCGGGCGAGGTCGAAAATGATGAAGAGGCATTAAGCACCATCGACAGGTTCGCCGAAAATCTGTCCTGGCTGGCGCGCAAGCTGTTTGACTAA
- a CDS encoding DsbA family protein, translating to MDYGALSRLAKPVVEHEHIQGPASAVVTLVEYGDYQCPNTRAAYSVVKKIQQLSGDWLRFAFRHFPKTQKHEYAQIAAEAVESAGAQGLFWEMHDYLMRHTHLDEGSLMDYAEEIGLDVDRFESDLASHVHRQRVQDDIAGGFDSGVTDTPTFFMNGKKYTGKLTEDDMLEAIETAADDIED from the coding sequence ATGGATTATGGTGCGCTCTCGCGTTTAGCAAAGCCGGTCGTGGAACACGAGCATATTCAAGGTCCGGCTTCTGCTGTGGTGACACTGGTCGAATACGGCGACTATCAATGCCCGAATACGCGCGCTGCATATTCGGTTGTCAAGAAGATTCAGCAATTATCCGGTGATTGGCTGCGGTTTGCATTCAGGCATTTTCCAAAGACTCAAAAGCATGAATATGCTCAAATCGCCGCTGAGGCGGTTGAGTCAGCCGGTGCGCAGGGGCTTTTCTGGGAGATGCACGACTATCTGATGCGTCACACCCATCTCGATGAGGGTTCGCTGATGGATTATGCCGAGGAGATCGGGCTGGATGTGGACCGCTTCGAGTCGGATCTTGCCAGCCATGTTCATAGGCAGCGTGTCCAGGACGACATCGCAGGCGGCTTCGACAGCGGCGTGACTGATACGCCCACATTCTTTATGAACGGCAAGAAATACACCGGCAAACTTACGGAAGATGACATGCTTGAGGCAATTGAGACTGCTGCGGACGACATCGAAGATTAG
- a CDS encoding redoxin domain-containing protein has protein sequence MEQHTSNPGLGKLIPPFSLRSIDDKTISPWDYKEKMGLMIIFFNIYDQADLEALAVINRRYHEITDENAEVIAISPASVEDIKACSADFNFAFPLLSDPMGKMACQYNANESMIYVADKFGELQFMARLSESIDDTLNNVINVLDLAELECPECGVSTWTQ, from the coding sequence ATGGAACAACACACGAGCAATCCCGGCCTTGGAAAACTCATTCCTCCATTCTCTTTGCGCTCGATTGACGACAAGACAATCTCGCCCTGGGATTATAAAGAGAAGATGGGCCTGATGATTATATTTTTCAACATATATGATCAGGCCGATCTGGAAGCCTTGGCTGTGATCAATCGCCGCTATCATGAGATCACTGACGAAAACGCGGAGGTTATTGCGATCAGCCCAGCCTCTGTTGAAGATATCAAAGCATGCTCGGCTGACTTTAATTTCGCCTTTCCGCTTCTTAGTGATCCTATGGGCAAGATGGCATGCCAGTATAACGCCAATGAGAGTATGATCTATGTAGCGGATAAATTTGGCGAACTGCAGTTTATGGCCCGGCTGTCTGAGAGTATAGACGATACGCTCAACAACGTGATAAACGTTTTAGATCTCGCTGAGTTGGAATGCCCTGAGTGCGGCGTTTCAACATGGACGCAGTAG
- a CDS encoding SDR family oxidoreductase — protein sequence MSILKGKIAFITGAGRGIGKAIAEAFAAEGAKIAAAARTESEINALCEKISAQGGKALPVIMDLKSEESIKNAINKAQSELGPIDVLVNNAGVMALGKICETSAQTWDDIMNTNVRGIFITCREVIPQMMERKAGRIINIGSMAGRRGYSEQGVYCTSKHALVGLSKVLAIETQKYGIRVHVISPGGVLTGLSTNLRADRGEPEDSPNWMTAEEVAEAAVYLCTQDGAAFTDELVLRRFASEPWR from the coding sequence ATGAGTATTTTGAAGGGTAAAATAGCGTTCATCACGGGAGCCGGTCGCGGCATCGGAAAGGCTATTGCGGAAGCTTTCGCAGCCGAAGGAGCAAAAATCGCTGCAGCCGCCCGCACAGAAAGTGAAATAAATGCATTATGCGAAAAGATATCGGCTCAAGGTGGAAAAGCCCTGCCGGTAATTATGGATTTGAAGTCGGAAGAGTCGATAAAGAATGCGATCAATAAAGCCCAGTCTGAACTGGGACCTATTGACGTGCTGGTCAACAACGCCGGTGTAATGGCTCTAGGCAAGATATGCGAGACGTCCGCTCAGACGTGGGACGACATAATGAACACCAACGTCAGAGGCATATTCATTACCTGCCGTGAAGTCATCCCTCAAATGATGGAGCGTAAAGCAGGCCGGATAATCAACATCGGATCAATGGCGGGCAGGCGCGGTTATTCCGAGCAGGGCGTTTATTGCACCTCAAAACATGCGCTGGTCGGGCTCAGCAAAGTCCTTGCCATAGAGACTCAAAAATACGGCATCCGGGTTCATGTGATAAGCCCCGGCGGAGTGCTGACCGGACTCTCGACCAATCTGCGAGCGGACCGTGGGGAACCTGAGGACTCGCCAAACTGGATGACAGCCGAAGAAGTGGCTGAAGCAGCGGTATACCTCTGCACACAGGATGGAGCGGCATTCACAGACGAACTGGTTCTCAGACGATTTGCATCGGAGCCGTGGAGATAA
- a CDS encoding methyl-accepting chemotaxis protein yields MLSKMKIGTKIGGGFAVVLLLTMIVAIASYTSIRTMNRNTKEATGLRVSELKCAYELAWSMSKHTMYARGYLLYGSDSIKQQYESEVAKFNETAQKLEGMLTDAKSKDVMRRIREGESEYSKIFKDEAIPAFQSGNRSLMIKLAQGRMADAGSESITASEEMLKNIQKAMNDATKRANDAGSNAIKSVCILAVLAVILGAFIAVTVTRAIVTPITALVKDAEEVAEGDLTIQVAACGEDEVGQLSVAFKRMVDSLKDTIIKVTSSAEKVTSSSQGLSATSEEINKATQQITETINQVAAGSQDQSKNAQSSAISMEQLSRAVHEVASGAQTQANTVDQTVALVQQINAAIDNVSSLSQEAAANGQQVTDVANTGGKHVADTVGGMDRIKDATDKVADMVKSLGEHSQQIGAIVETIDDIAEQTNLLALNAAIEAARAGEHGKGFAVVADEVRKLAERSSKATGEIAELISNIQQMTEHAVVAMNQSSQEVAEGTQLANQAGEALSGIQEAVVGIVKQIEQISASTQQMASSSAEVVKAIENVSSVTEETTAAAQQMSASSDDVTKQIEQVAAVGQENAAAAEEVSATTEEQMASVEELTASAEELAHMSEELQELVAQFKVDEAPSRGSLQDVSRAVTSQRRKKAA; encoded by the coding sequence ATGTTGTCAAAAATGAAGATTGGAACCAAGATCGGCGGTGGATTTGCAGTTGTACTATTGCTTACCATGATAGTTGCAATTGCATCTTACACCAGTATCCGCACCATGAACCGCAATACAAAAGAGGCCACCGGACTGCGCGTGAGTGAATTGAAGTGCGCATATGAGCTGGCCTGGTCAATGAGCAAGCATACTATGTATGCTCGTGGATATTTACTCTATGGCTCAGATTCTATTAAGCAGCAATACGAGTCTGAAGTCGCGAAATTCAACGAGACTGCTCAAAAACTCGAAGGCATGTTGACGGACGCTAAGTCCAAAGATGTAATGCGCAGAATTAGAGAGGGCGAGTCCGAATACAGCAAGATATTTAAGGATGAAGCCATACCTGCTTTTCAGTCGGGCAATCGCTCGCTTATGATTAAGCTGGCTCAGGGCAGAATGGCAGATGCAGGCAGCGAGTCAATAACAGCGTCTGAAGAGATGCTGAAAAACATTCAAAAAGCTATGAACGATGCCACGAAAAGGGCTAATGATGCAGGCAGCAATGCAATCAAGTCTGTATGTATCCTTGCTGTTCTAGCAGTCATTCTCGGTGCATTCATTGCAGTCACAGTCACAAGAGCAATCGTAACTCCTATAACGGCTCTGGTGAAAGATGCCGAGGAGGTTGCAGAAGGCGATCTGACCATCCAGGTGGCCGCATGCGGCGAGGACGAAGTGGGCCAGCTTTCAGTAGCTTTCAAGCGTATGGTCGACTCTCTCAAAGATACCATTATTAAGGTTACGAGTTCGGCTGAGAAGGTAACATCTTCCTCGCAGGGTCTGTCTGCCACATCCGAAGAGATCAACAAAGCGACTCAGCAGATCACAGAGACCATCAACCAGGTGGCTGCCGGTTCGCAGGATCAGTCTAAGAATGCCCAATCCAGCGCTATTTCCATGGAACAGTTGAGCCGGGCGGTACACGAAGTTGCGTCAGGTGCTCAGACGCAGGCCAACACCGTGGATCAGACAGTGGCCCTGGTCCAGCAGATCAATGCGGCCATCGATAATGTATCTTCACTTTCCCAGGAAGCTGCAGCGAACGGCCAACAGGTGACCGATGTTGCCAATACCGGTGGCAAGCATGTTGCCGATACCGTCGGTGGAATGGACAGAATAAAAGACGCGACCGACAAAGTCGCCGATATGGTTAAGTCACTTGGTGAGCATTCTCAGCAGATAGGCGCGATTGTCGAGACAATTGACGATATCGCCGAACAGACCAACCTACTCGCTCTCAATGCTGCTATAGAGGCAGCCAGAGCAGGCGAGCATGGCAAAGGTTTTGCAGTCGTGGCGGATGAGGTCCGCAAGCTGGCGGAGAGAAGCTCAAAAGCAACCGGTGAGATTGCCGAGCTGATTTCGAATATACAGCAGATGACTGAGCATGCCGTCGTGGCTATGAATCAGAGCAGCCAGGAAGTGGCCGAGGGCACACAGCTTGCAAATCAAGCCGGTGAAGCCTTGAGCGGCATACAGGAAGCCGTTGTCGGAATTGTAAAGCAGATAGAGCAGATCTCCGCATCGACTCAGCAGATGGCAAGTTCCAGCGCTGAAGTTGTAAAGGCTATTGAGAACGTATCGTCAGTGACGGAAGAAACCACAGCCGCTGCTCAGCAGATGTCTGCCAGCAGTGACGATGTGACGAAGCAGATAGAACAGGTAGCAGCAGTTGGCCAGGAAAATGCCGCAGCGGCTGAGGAAGTGTCTGCGACTACCGAAGAGCAGATGGCTTCCGTTGAGGAACTAACCGCATCAGCCGAGGAACTGGCGCATATGTCGGAAGAACTGCAGGAGCTGGTTGCTCAGTTTAAGGTCGATGAGGCTCCGAGCAGAGGCTCACTACAGGATGTTTCAAGAGCAGTGACCTCACAACGCCGAAAGAAGGCTGCCTGA
- a CDS encoding chemotaxis protein CheW has translation MTSETRDVTTDQWEQIVVFDLAHEFYGVDIGAVNTIIRMQEITRIPRTPEFVEGVINLRGSIVPVIDLRKRFGLPVGDATKSSRIVVVEAAGQMIGMVVDAVAETLRLSADMIEPPSPVVVNANSAYVRGVGKQDNRLVILIDLEKVLTDKELDSLSKVERRSEAKAA, from the coding sequence ATGACCAGTGAAACACGCGATGTTACAACGGATCAGTGGGAGCAAATAGTTGTCTTCGATCTCGCCCACGAGTTCTACGGTGTGGATATCGGGGCAGTCAACACAATCATCCGCATGCAGGAGATCACGCGGATACCACGGACTCCTGAGTTTGTGGAAGGTGTAATTAACCTGCGCGGAAGCATTGTCCCAGTGATTGATCTGCGCAAGCGCTTTGGTCTGCCGGTGGGAGACGCCACTAAATCTTCGAGGATCGTGGTAGTCGAGGCAGCCGGCCAGATGATCGGTATGGTAGTCGATGCAGTTGCCGAGACGCTTCGCCTGTCCGCCGATATGATCGAGCCGCCGTCGCCGGTGGTTGTGAATGCTAATTCCGCGTATGTGCGGGGTGTAGGCAAGCAGGACAACCGTCTGGTAATCCTGATCGATTTGGAGAAGGTTCTCACCGATAAGGAACTGGATTCGCTCTCAAAAGTCGAGAGGCGCTCAGAAGCTAAAGCTGCCTAA